The following DNA comes from Camelina sativa cultivar DH55 chromosome 14, Cs, whole genome shotgun sequence.
CGGACCCATTCAGCAGATTTTAACCTAGCAAAGcgatattaattttatttggtgTACATTTCCGTCTTATAtaattgtttaaggttttaattgttttcttaaatggCTTATATAACAACAACATTCATTAGCTACGAATTTGTTTcacattttctttgtttcttttttttggaaatttgttGTTACCTCTGCTAAACAACCTGGTTTAGCCACTCGATCGGTTTAGTCCTTCTTCCATGAAGATCAGTTTCTATGGGTCAGTACGACAGTACTGGTTGCTCTCGATACCGCCAGTCTTCGAGTAGCTGTACATCACATACATAcaccccaaaaataaaataaaaaatcagtttCGCCACATGCCCACGGACCACGGTCTTTAGGGCATAATAGagatatttaactcactttattATTCTGAAGTTGTATGATCATTACAAATGAGATTCATGATAAATGGATATTATGGATTTGAAACTGCCATGTGAATTTTGTAGCAACCAAATGTAATTTATATCGACTGGAAGCTGATCTCCGACTCTGAATTTGTTAGCTTTAACTTATTAAAGTTTTAGAAAACGATTTATGTTATTGGTCCGAAGTGGCTTAACTTATGGTTTATAATCTGGTAATCAAGTTAAATAGCAAGAAaagactttattttatttttctcattgttGGCAGGAGTAAAAAGATAAGAAGTAATTAAGCCACTTGGTATCTTCTATTCCACTGTATATAAATTGTTTGGGCaagctgtcaaaaaaaaaaaaattgtttgggCAAAAATAATCGAGAAAGCgagaaaaaaatagttgaatattatttttactaatcAAGGTATCGATTGCAAAGTACAAGAAATCAAGCGCAACTAGTCAGTCTATGAACTGAGTCGCACGTCTTGTGGTTTCGTGAAGTATCTTGCCTTTGCTCTCGATTTCGTGTCGTATCACGAAGGCGTAGCTCCCTTTTTATGGAGAAACCTTGTCAACCCTAATCCTCATGGGACTTGAATTTGTGTAAACGTCTCTTCATGAGATAATGCCGTTTTCAGATTTTTCTTCATAAGATAAAGTTATTTTCCAATATTCTTTTCATGATATCAACTTAGAATATTCTCTTGACAATGTCATTTCGTCAGAGGAACACTGTCATTGTCAAGGTCCACTTACGGCCCGTATTGACTCAATGCTTGCCGTTACAGCCTATATCAATTTAATAGTCTAGAGAATACATAATTCTCcattatttatagaatatatcatagtaataatagaatttatctgttttaatttatatgtttaaaattatgcccaacaGTTTGTCCCCactctctattttcttagttAGAATTTAGAGAGTAGTATAGACAAATGgtatcattttaataaatcataaatataacagctaaatatttattaataaatgtgACTCGATTCATAGATTGACTCGCTGTGctagattaataaaaatactattcgattatttctttctcattttctgcAGACTCTAAACGAAGCGATTATTTTTGCccaaacataaataatatttattgatagttaaataataaataaataattaaaactaatattttaaagttaagtgaactacaaaattatttaaataaataaaaataaaattccttACTGATAAACAAAATGTGCTAAAGTGAACAAGAAGGAAAGTGAAAGACGGAGCTAGACTCGAAGGtgaagtagatttttttttaataagtatatTGACTATGGACTCCGTTTGATGGATTATGGTGGCCCCAACTTTCGTTTCGGTTTgcttagttttagttttttttaacgtctcaatttattattaatagCAAATTATGAGAACAATTACATATGATTCTATTATGAACAATTCCTTTCGACCCTATTAGATTCACTATAAACATTTTTGCTCTCCTGTGTTCTTATGTGCTCCATGCTCTTGATGATCACCTTCCTTCTCTATGCTCACCTTCATGTGTATGTAGAATCACGGCGAACGGCTATAATTGCGCATCACTGGAGATCGTCTGTAAATTTGCCTCCATTAAACTACACAATTAATAAATTGTATTATCCGGGACTCGAACCTCATACCTCCTAGTGTAGAAGCATTAATGAATCCTAGGCTAACTATTGGACAAGAGggcttatttttagttataatttgttttttttacaacattttagttataaatttataattaaacccaaataatagtaatattagTCTGAAGATAAGTTTCTGACCGTcggtttaaataaaataattacgaTCGAACGGCGTAGTGCTGTTTATCAAGATCTTCTCAAATCAACTAAATTACAAGTgacgagaaaaaaaattttagcCGTTTACACTCATGATGCCATTTTTAAAgtaaagtaaaataataataactttctGACCGTTGTacaaataaattagtaataaataaattcgAATTGTAAACATCTACTAATATTTGTTTGACCTTTAAATATAAGGTGCAAATGGTTTTACAGTCGGAAAaattgaagaaattaaaaaaaaattattcaattaattttcactATTTGAATGAAGAGGTTGAAAAATTATTGAACCCATTCAAcataaaaaagtgaaaaaatgaACTAATTATATAGCAAAATTAGTCAAATTGTTCATCTATCTTTTAGAGACGAATGAATTGAATGATATTCattattcaacccaattttattcatcaatccaatatttttaatttatttaattttagacaACCATTTGcatctataatatttttctatatttttgatCAAGGACTCTCATCACTCTAAGAGAATCTTAATCCAACTATCTCTCTAGTCGTCTTTCTCACGAAAAAAGCTTTTTTCTTGATTCAGGTCCTTCCATGATGTCTTGAAAGAATTAAATATGGAAGCTCTCAGTTTTGAAGAGTTAATGCGAGAAATCAGagcattctgattggtttatcttcaagatgaagttctcAGTTTTCTCAGATTCTCAAATTCAAAACTCagctctttttattttctttttatctctgTTCTTTTAAATGgcgattttatgttttataatatgatttttgcagtttttatttaataaatagaaatatttttggCACAAAGAAGATGGTGGGCCAAACCCTTCAAATGCAAACAATTCTTCATNNNNNNNNNNNNNNNNNNNNNNNGGGGGGGGGGCACGAAGATATGCTAATTAAAGACATTCTTTGATGTTTTACAACtgttaaaaaaatgttcatTGGCCGGTGAGGTTCTACTTGAAGAGATCAAATACTTTAACTTGGCTCATCTTCAGGACAAGATCCTTAATTCTCTCAGATCTTCATGTTAGAATTACTATTTGGTACATAATATCATACTATTCGCCACATATATGAAACAAtcctttttattataaaataaaccaaagcaGGACAAAACGTCAATATATTGACAAAATTCTTGGATTTATTATTGTAGAGAGAATAATGATTTCAACATCTACTAAGAGAATACTAAATTAAACTAGACTATCATCCGCGGTATACCGCAGACAAgtttttacatgattttttaatgtattattttaatattaaatttttaatgtactattttgttaattttagtgtaTAATTTGCGGTATACCACACAACAATTCTTGattaatacaatcttaattaaataagtttgattcgacatattttatattggttttgttcaaaaaaataaaataaagatttagcCCGTATttaagtatcatattaatgatattttacttttagtattatcaattcaatcctCTCATATCATATAATCCGTCATATACTATAactttgtgttattttgaaaatttaatatgtttaaatattcataattttttttaaaagttaagatatatcagttataaattataaacttcttaaaattacTACATTTAAAATGATGATTtactacatttaaaatttaaaataaaaaagagatgataagagaatcaaattattaaatctgGAATAAATCTTTTCAATATCTAtcttaattatagaatattatatatatggatatttaaaatatttaattgtgtttggttgtaaggatatTTGAGAAAAATGTTAGAATTTCAGATTGAATGCAATATGGTATTACTATTTGGTACATAATATCATACTATCCGCCACATATATGAAACAAtcctttttattataaaataaaccaaagcaGGACAAAATGTCAATATATTGACAAAATTCTTGGATTTATATATTGTAGGGAGAAGAATGATTTCAACATTTACTAAGAGAATACTAAATTAAACTAGACTATGATCCGCGGTATACCGCAGACAAgtttttacatgatttttttaatgtattattttaatattaaaatttttaatgtactattttgttaattttagtgtaTAATCTGCGGTATACTGCACAACAATTTTTGattaatacaatcttaattaaataagtttgattcgacatattttatattggttttgttaaaatagtaaaataaggatttagCCCGTATttaagtatcatattaatgatattttactttttatccTTCTCATGTCATATAATCCGTCATATACTATAactttgtgttattttgaaaatttaatatgtttaaatattaataattttatttttaagttaagatatatcagttataaattataaacttcttaaaattactaatttaaaatgatgatttactacattgaaaatttaaaataaaaaaagatgataagAGAATCAAAGTTTTAAATCTGTAATAAATCTTTTCAATATCTAtcttaattatagaatattatatatatggatatttaaaatatttaattgtgtttggttgtaaggatagTAGAGAAAAAGTGTCGcaattatattagtatatatatctgAATTATTATTACCACACagaaaaacatcatttaataTTGATGATATGCATGGGGATGTACGTAGTGAGGACAAGCAAGAACAAGTATATATGGGCACTAAATAGTGAGCATATAACAAGAATCTCCTTTATATCTTGTgaaagcctttttttttctttagaaatcatattatttttctctacCTCTTTCCTTTAACCCCAATTTGCGTCTATATTCAAAGTGCTTTTCTTGGTGACTATCATCAATCTTTGATCGGTCTCTTTATCTCTGTCACCAATGATATGGGGATATTCTCTAAGCCttgatagtatatatattagataagaAACGTAATTTACTTCCATCTTCATAAACCTTAAAACGAACATCTTAAGCTGAAAACAGTATACTACATCAAAAAATTCATTGTGTGCATCAATTTTGTAAAAGCGTGTGTGCATAAGAGCAATTCATGTCTCTGTGAGAGCATAAAACACAAGTTATAATCCAGTCCAATACCCAAATCAAACCTCcctaaatttgatatataacaaaactataatataaaagaagTTTGATACGTGACGTGAAAAGACGATGAAATATGTTACTTTATTTACCATGGTTATTTTTAGTTCATAAAATTTTCTacttttatagaaattttaacttttaacaatgTCAAGCCCGCTTGAAtgatataaaaaacaaaaaaaacaaaaaaaaatagcaatcaaCGTATGTTAGCAAACCATGTAGAATACAATAATAATCATTCAAACAAATTTAGGCAACCATAAAACCGAGGCAACAGTACACCACTTCAACGCCAAAATGTCACCAAGAGTCCCCCCAAACACTTCAGTGTTGTATATACATAACGAACAAACATTTAAGAAACTCAATGCGTTTTTTGGTGTATCAGCAACAATGAAGCGTTAAAGAGAACTCATGAGAACATTTGACTTGTTTCTTCTTGCTCTGTCCTAACAATGAAACAACACTAACACTACATgcctatttatatataacaatggaAAGAATCTCCAATGCTTGCTTCCTGTCCAATATGAGAATTTTTATTATGGGACCAACGATCATACATtctaatcatataaataaagaacGTGTGGATATTTGAAAGATGAATGGAGTCGAAATTTTGAACCTCGTTCTTTgagatatttaattatgtttttctatattgcatgaaatatttttgaaacgACATAAAATTCTTTACATGGACTCTTTCTCTGATATGTCTTTTATCTCCTCTTTTTTAATTACAACTCATCATATTCCCAACATAATCTCCGATCGATGATTTAAAGATGATCTGACCATTTAATCTCCCATACAGTGCGACTTAACACTAAAATAATATGCTATAATATTGTCAGAGAAatgtatattattgtatacactttttttgttttctgtgtttgcagTCATGATTAATTATATCATAGTATTCAAGAATATCTTCACTGCaattttaaccatatatagtCTAGTTTTCAATTAcatagaaaattatttatagtCTCTTCCCATCTGCACACAGGTGCATGTgtgtttactatatattacGAGGAGGTATTGAACttgtattttagaagatttggtggaattttaatattttggaattttgaaagatttgagtgagaatttaaaagatttgaatagtttttagaatttttctataaaaaaaataaaaagaaatgtgATTATGTGAGATTTTACTAAtaaattttaggtgattttagaatattttacaacacaagaaaaggaaatttgtttCCAATAATCTCTCAAGTCATCCTCGTTCCCAGCACAAAATTCACATGATGACGTCTCTCATGGCCTGATTATTATTAGAGCGTTCTCCATCGGCCTTCGGGGTCAACccatagtttttgtttaaaagatgAAACGAATCACAGCTACTGAAAACATATATCTTACACGGAAATCAATCGTTTAAAGATGATGAAACACAAAAGAGATCGGAGTGAGATGAGATGTATAAACTCGGCCACGTACGTCGGTATCTATCTTATCGTTTGTCcaacttacaaaaaaatcatatatatgatcatcACATGCACTAAAAACAtagccaaccaaaaaaaactgcaCTTACCTGTTTGATGATCATCACAAggataagagaaaaagaagatttgggtgcgtattaaattttttatgtttgttgatTATTGTGTACTTTGTTTAAGATCTTGAGCCTTATTTTAGTGGTGCAGCGGGTGGATTAGCGCACCTTTAGAAGAAGTCTTATAAAAAAaggggaagaggaagagatctttgaaatctttcaaaattccatCTCCGCCacatttttcaactaaaaaaacaattatttttcaGAATCATTTAAAGTAACACTTCTAAAAagtttatgatattttgaataacaatggattttaagtgaaatttataaatcattgattgaataacaagagattgtgaattattttatatgattctaCTTAAATCTTAACTTGAATAACATaacatttcaataaatttttaaaaatcatctattttaaaaatactccaaaatccTCTAAAATACCAAATTCAATACCCCTCTACCCTTCTTCGTCATACACATATTTCAGTTGATTGATTCTGAAATGACCTATATGACATTTAGCTTTTTTCATGCAATACATTTGTTCCCATATTATACTCATACATATCATGCGGTGCGCCACATATACGTGGCTAGTTAAATTTCTTTTTGCTAGCTTagttatttaaataaagaacaatctacttaataaataaaatcaataaaattggTTTTCATCATATCTTTTATCAAGAGAAGACAAAATgtcaatttataaattattcaaaactcacagatttttttgtagtttaattgATATCAACATCAATAAGCTTTTCTCCATATTATAGTATAATAAGATTTGAGGAGCAGGAGAATGTAGTGAACAAGAGACCGTTATTGATACTAAAAGCATATAGAACATAAAACAGAATGTCTACGTGTTTGCATCCTTTCTATCCTGTGAAAAGCCATAAGGACTTTTCTCCCAAATTCGTATTCTCTTTTACTCTTCCCTTTAACCCAAATTTGCGTCTATATTCAAAATGCATGTCTTGGTCATCACCtttgatctttctctttctctgtctaTCCCTGGTGACTgtcatatacataaaatataggGATTGTCCTGCAAAGcatttaactatatatagaagagtgacttcttccatcttctcaaACCATGCATCAACCTCTTGTATTCATATTTCTACCAATATATGTGTACATGCAAAGCTAAAGTGTACATGAAAACTAGAAACGTCATTCTTGGTTGGATGTCTCCTAGAGTTCCTCTGAGCACTTCATTGGTAATACAATTGTCGTGTATGATGATTACCCACTGAAGTGTTTGGGGGAACTCCCGGACCCATTCAACAAATTTCAACCTAGCAAGACgttattaatttcatttatacATTTCAGTCTTATATATAATCCATTTTACCTTACTagatttttaaggttttaattgtttttttaaatggcTTATAGGTCGATGCATGTGACAACACATTGGCTACGATTTTGTTATATTGAcggcaaaagaaaaagaaacaaaacacagaaagGTTAAAAGCTCATGAATCTTGACATGGTGGGAGAGTCTAAATTTGACCAAATAAGGTATGTTGTCGATCAAAGAGTgggattcggtttggttttggaattTTGAGTAAAGATAACCAGATATCAAGATAACTATTGTATTTCTTCCAtacagatttttgttttagaaagtCTTCGACGAAAAGCAGTTGATGCACTGTCATCAATCAGGaggtcaaaatatttttatggtgTCCGTACTTCGTCACCATGATATTTTTTGCAACTCTTCAAGATATGGATTTGGTCATGTGTTACCAAGATTTCTTGTTGTGCTAATATTAGTAATAAGTTAATTACTTTGCGTAAGAGAGCTTTTTTGGTTGTGTTAATTTGGCGCTAATCCTTTGTTAGATTGATGACGAGAATGTAGCTATGCATGAATTATATAAATCAATGAAGCTTGCTAGATCATTCTCTGCATGCCTGTAgctgaaaatattattaattaagccATTAGTCTTTATAATTAAATGTGCAGTTTGTGTAAGATAATATAGTGCTctttcatggttttttttttttgtgttgtcttATATTTCTTGTCCTCTTTTAAGAGGGAAAAGGTGTAAGATGTGTTTGTATGTGTATAATGTACGGAAAAGTCAAAAATGCAAATAGACACAGTAGCTCCCTTTCCACAAATAAAGTACATATACACTCAGAAGGCCTAACTATTACCTTCGGTTGCTACTTCACCGAACACGTCGACATCTTATACTAGACAACACCGGATCAGCAAGAGGAGCTCTAACTCTTCGTGTTGCCgatagagaagaggaagaagatgacaatgTCATGACCGATTTTGAAGTAGAACCCGACTTGCACATGATCTCAAACTCTTCAAGAGTAGATAACACATCAGACATATTTGGCCTCAACTTAGCCTCTTGATTAAGACATTGCAACGCAGTATTAGCAGTCAAACAAGCTCCTTTGTGAGAGTACTGTCCTCCAAGCTTTGTGTCCATTATCCTAAACACTTTCCTTTTGTCTCCTAAGTAAGGTTTTGCCCAATCCACCAGATTTCTTTCCACTCCTACTTTCGATTTGTCTAAAGTTGGACGTCCCGATAGTAACTCGAGCAAGACCACACCAAAACTGTAGACGTCGCTTTTGGTCGTTATCCGACCAGTGGCAACGTATTCAGATGCTGCATAGCATCTGAATAAGTTGATACGAATTCGGATGCTGCATAGCATCCGACCCAAGTGAGTTCCCATCACTTGGGTCGATACGTGTGTTCTGTCTCCTGTTGGCCCTTCTTTCGCCAATCCCAAATCAGAAAGCTTCGCATTGAACTCCTACGTAGACATGGACATATAAATCAATCAGAAATGCGCAAGTCAAAACCAAACCATAATatgtttataacctaattaattttattactttaaccaaattcaaccaaatgcaacaaatacttttgtttggtttgcatTAAATCTCAACAAAATACGtaaatgttgttattcaatcgtACCGAATCAAGTAAAATATTGGAGGCCTTGAAGTCTCGATATATGACTTGAGCATCGTGAAGGAAAGCAAGTCCTCTCGCCGCACTAATCGCCACTTTCATCCTTGTTCTCCACGGAATCGGCTCTGCCCCACCTACACAGTAttacagattttttatttcaaaattattttatcaataaCATTTTGCAAATCTGTATAGAAAACAGAGGCCCATAACTTTAAAATTCTTtattacatataaatttgtCATTGGTATCCTAATTAGTCTGAGACAGTATATTATTACTTGGGGGACAAGTTTTTACGTCTAAAGAGATGATTCTCCAAGCTTCCCTTTGGCATGTACTCTTACACCAAAAGCCGAATGTAATCACCCTTCGACCAATATCCAATTAGTTTCACAAGATTCTTATGGTGAAGCCTCCCAAGACAATCAACCTCCGCCTGCAAAATCAACGATTTCTTATTTAGGTTTTTATGGCTAAAGGCATATATAGAGGGGTAAATTAACGAGCTTACCAACCACTGCCTGTGTCCTTGAAACCCTTCCTCTTTAAGCTTTTTGACAGCAACGACCATGCCTGAACCTGGTTTTGAAGGCGATAAAGTGCGTTCGTCGATCCATCCTTTGTAGACATAACCAAAACCACCTTCACCGATGACACTATTTGGTCTGAAATTCCTAGTGGCTGTCTTTAGCTCGTTAAACGTAAACGCCTTTAGCGTTGGAGATGCTAAGAGCTCTCCTTCCCTTCTCGGAGTTTGAAGAGACGCGAAACTCCTGTCATCGCTGCAACATGGTTGTTGTATGGTTATGCTTGAAAGCCGAGACGATGGACTTCTTTTGGCAGAGATTCTTTGAGGATCCTGAGGAATCAACacattttttaatcaaatatatatgtcttaACTCATTTTAGGACTTTATAATCAGATACAATATATAACAACAAGTTGAGAAATCCGAGAGAGGTGTTCTGTAGCATACCACGGTAAGAACCAAAGCAATTTCCCATCAGAGAAATTTCAAAATGGATGCAAGAACTGAAATCAAAAGTATCATATCCGAGAAGTGAGCCTATATACAGAAGGAAGAGATCATATAGATCTTAATGTAAGGTAGAGACCGAAGAAAAGGGTATAATGTAACAcaaagagaaaatgggaagaagaaacagaggatagAGACAGGGCgatgaacaaaaagaacatacaaaagagaaaagaaaagcaaaagagatgGTCAAACATAAACAAACGTGTGCGCCACTCATCTCTGATTTGGTCTGCTTTCACTTCCAAAAGATGTATATCCAATATTTACCACGCAACTTAATTCCTTATTTGTTGACATGGAAAAATGTTTGACAAAATATACATCAGCGAAAAATGGTTTAAGGTTTACGTATTGATACGTAgtaataaatctatataattcatttattttagtGGTTGACAAAATTGTTTTAGTAATTACGTTAATTTGGTAGTATACTAAAACAATTATacttaaaaactcaaaattggACATCATAATTTTAGATTTCCttttatattaaagaaaaggaaactatTGAGATTATTTTTTCCTATGTATTCGCCTCTGTATCTCTTCCCTTAATGCACATAAAACTGTTTTGAAATCACGATTATGTGGAAAAAACTCTGTCTGAGGATTGAATGGCTGCCTCACCATGTCGTACCACCTGCTTCATGGGATACGATCCGATTGACAATCAATACAAATCACTATGCTTTGATTTTGATTGGAGATATCCTAGTGTTGATATAGAGGACAAAGTGTTGACTTTGGGAGATGGTAAAGGATGGAGACACATTAAATGTACCCATGGACCTTATAGCCCGATACCACCAAATATATGCATCAGCGGTTTTCTCTACTATGGTG
Coding sequences within:
- the LOC104741147 gene encoding protein kinase 2B, chloroplastic-like encodes the protein MSGAHDPQRISAKRSPSSRLSSITIQQPCCSDDRSFASLQTPRREGELLASPTLKAFTFNELKTATRNFRPNSVIGEGGFGYVYKGWIDERTLSPSKPGSGMVVAVKKLKEEGFQGHRQWLLDIGRRVITFGFWCKSTCQREAWRIISLDVKTCPPSGAEPIPWRTRMKVAISAARGLAFLHDAQVIYRDFKASNILLDSEFNAKLSDLGLAKEGPTGDRTHVSTQVMGTHLGRMLCSIRIRINLFRCYAASEYVATGRITTKSDVYSFGVVLLELLSGRPTLDKSKVGVERNLVDWAKPYLGDKRKVFRIMDTKLGGQYSHKGACLTANTALQCLNQEAKLRPNMSDVLSTLEEFEIMCKSGSTSKSVMTLSSSSSSLSATRRVRAPLADPVLSSIRCRRVR